The Serinus canaria isolate serCan28SL12 chromosome 8, serCan2020, whole genome shotgun sequence DNA window ACTCCTACATCGATGCAGTATGTTATGAGCGACAGCTTCACTGGTTTGCCAAATTTTTTCCATACCTAGTGCTTTTGCATACCTTTATTTTTGCAGCTTGCAGTAATTTCTGGCTTTACTATCCCAGTACAAGTGCCAGGCTTGAGCACTTTGTAGCCGTTCTTCAGAAGTGTTTTGACTCTCCCTGGACAACACGTGCCCTCTCAGAAACAGTTGCTGAGCAGTCTGCGAGGAAGTTGCCAGTAGCCAAATCAAAAACAGCAATTTCATCACCTCAGTGTTCAGGAGACATAGGGGCCAGCAGACAGTCCCTGCCATATTCACAACATGGCTTGGAAACAACTGGAAGAGAAAATTCCAGTGTTCTTGACAAAAAAGAAGGGGAACAAGCTAAAGCTATATTtgaaaaagtgaagaaattcAAAGTACATGCCGAAGAAAAGGATGTAGTATACACAGTGTATATGAAACAGATTATAGTGAAAGTCTTTGTAGTTGTCATAATAGTAACTTATGTCCCCTACTATTTATCATTTATTACACTTGAAATTGATTGTGTAGTTAATGTTCAAGCCTTTACAGGCTACAAAAGGTACCAGTGTGTTTATTCGCtagcagaaatttttaaagttttggcTTCATTTTATGTTGTTTTGGTGATCTTCTATGGATTAACTTGTACTTACAGTTTGTGGTGGATGTTACGAAGTTCACTTAAGCAATACTCTTTTGAGAAGTTGAGAGAGAAAAGTAATTACACTGACATACCTGATGTGAAGAATGACTTTGCATTTATTCTTCACTTGGCAGATCAGTATGATCCTCTTTATTCCCAACGATTCTCAATATTCCTGTCTGATTTGAGTGAAAATGAACTCAAACAGATAAATCTTAACAATGAATGGTCagtggaaaaactgaaaaataaactaGTAAGAAACTCCCAAGACAAGACTGAACTTCACCTTTTCATGTTAAATGGTCTTCCAGACAGTGTCTTTGAACTGACAGAAATAGAAGTTCTAAGCCTGGAACTTATTCCTGAAGCCAAACTTCCTTCAGCTGTGACCCAGCTTGTCAATCTCAAAGAACTCAATGTTTATCATTCATCACTAACAATGGATTATCCAGCAGTCAGctttttagaagaaaatctgaaaacCTTGCGTTTGAAGTCTAGTGAGATGGGAAGAATTCCATTTTGGGTCTTTCATCTAAAAAACCTACAAGAATTGTGTTTAACAGGATACTTCATGCTAGATCATCACAACTCCATATACAATGATGGCTTTCAGGGGCTAAAAAATCTGAGATCAATTCACTTAAAAAACAACCTTTCCCGTATACCTCAAGTGATTACAGATCTTCTGCCTTCTTTACAACACTTGTCTATCAACAATGAGGGAAACAAATTGATAGTGCTCAATAACCTGAAGAAGCTGGTAAACCTGAGAACCTTGGAACTAATCTGCTGTGATTTAGAGCGCATTCCCCATTCCATTTTTACCCTAAACAATTTGCATGAAATtgacttaaaagaaaataatctcagAACAGTGGAAGAAATAATTAGTTTCCAACATCTTAAGAATCTTTCTTGCTTAAAATTGTGGCACAACAGTATCTCCTATGTCCCAGTG harbors:
- the LRRC8B gene encoding volume-regulated anion channel subunit LRRC8B, with protein sequence MITLTELKCLADAQSSYHILKPWWDVFWYYLTMIMLLVAVLAGALQLTQTRVLCCLPCKLEFDNHCAVPWDLVKANLNMSASSTAPIIIPLKIQNYLHRQQYSYIDAVCYERQLHWFAKFFPYLVLLHTFIFAACSNFWLYYPSTSARLEHFVAVLQKCFDSPWTTRALSETVAEQSARKLPVAKSKTAISSPQCSGDIGASRQSLPYSQHGLETTGRENSSVLDKKEGEQAKAIFEKVKKFKVHAEEKDVVYTVYMKQIIVKVFVVVIIVTYVPYYLSFITLEIDCVVNVQAFTGYKRYQCVYSLAEIFKVLASFYVVLVIFYGLTCTYSLWWMLRSSLKQYSFEKLREKSNYTDIPDVKNDFAFILHLADQYDPLYSQRFSIFLSDLSENELKQINLNNEWSVEKLKNKLVRNSQDKTELHLFMLNGLPDSVFELTEIEVLSLELIPEAKLPSAVTQLVNLKELNVYHSSLTMDYPAVSFLEENLKTLRLKSSEMGRIPFWVFHLKNLQELCLTGYFMLDHHNSIYNDGFQGLKNLRSIHLKNNLSRIPQVITDLLPSLQHLSINNEGNKLIVLNNLKKLVNLRTLELICCDLERIPHSIFTLNNLHEIDLKENNLRTVEEIISFQHLKNLSCLKLWHNSISYVPVQIGALSNLEQLYLNYNNIKNVPLQLFLCRKLHYLDLSYNKLTSIPEEIGYLTNLQYLALTKNHIEMLPDGLFQCKKLQFLLLGNNSLMNLSPFVGQLLNLVQLELTGNYLESLPAELEECQLLKRNNLIVEERLLKTLPPRVRERLQACSDKS